In a single window of the Actinomycetota bacterium genome:
- a CDS encoding ABC transporter permease subunit, whose translation MALRWSFPAVEDEPPTLGLRISRSIVLTVASVVGITVLFLTADLLNRVGSWLAPRLADFSFIGGFASTIGDILAAIITVITALLAAGVLSNMGGRLAIWLQGHLPSRVLRPLALPLMALAGAVIFLLIAQGISWLYRINDPLKIFWVPGAVGGVLGLLLAWRKYKQEVVNIGLTIYYMARTTFNGIRSIEPLVMVIVFVVWVGIGPFAGSLALALHTIASLSKLYSEQVESILPGPLEAVQATGATRLQTVVYAVIPQIVPPYISFTLYRWDINVRMSTIIGFAGGGGIGFLLQQNIRLLNYQAASVNMLAIAIVVASMDYLSSRVRERIV comes from the coding sequence ATGGCTCTGCGATGGTCGTTCCCCGCCGTCGAGGATGAACCCCCGACGCTTGGGCTTCGAATCAGTCGAAGCATCGTGCTGACCGTCGCTTCGGTAGTCGGCATCACGGTCCTGTTCCTGACGGCCGACCTCCTCAACCGGGTAGGCAGCTGGTTGGCGCCACGGCTCGCCGACTTTTCTTTCATCGGAGGTTTCGCTTCCACGATCGGTGACATCCTCGCCGCAATCATCACCGTGATCACCGCCCTCTTGGCCGCGGGAGTGCTCTCGAACATGGGTGGGCGACTCGCCATCTGGCTCCAGGGGCACCTGCCTAGTCGGGTTCTCCGCCCCCTTGCACTGCCACTGATGGCGCTGGCCGGTGCGGTGATCTTCCTGCTCATCGCCCAGGGAATCTCATGGCTGTACAGGATCAACGACCCACTCAAGATCTTCTGGGTACCCGGAGCGGTCGGTGGGGTGCTGGGCCTGCTCCTCGCCTGGCGCAAGTACAAGCAGGAGGTCGTGAACATCGGGTTGACGATCTACTACATGGCACGGACCACCTTCAACGGCATCCGATCGATCGAGCCGTTGGTGATGGTGATCGTGTTCGTGGTCTGGGTCGGTATCGGGCCGTTCGCAGGGTCCCTGGCCCTGGCGCTGCATACGATCGCCTCACTTTCAAAGCTGTATTCCGAGCAGGTGGAGAGCATCCTTCCCGGACCGCTCGAGGCCGTGCAAGCGACCGGTGCGACTCGATTGCAGACGGTCGTCTACGCGGTGATCCCGCAGATCGTTCCGCCGTACATCTCCTTCACGTTGTACCGCTGGGACATCAACGTCCGCATGTCGACGATCATCGGGTTCGCCGGTGGGGGCGGTATCGGGTTCCTGCTTCAGCAGAACATCAGACTGCTCAACTACCAGGCGGCGTCGGTGAACATGCTGGCGATCGCCATCGTGGTGGCATCGATGGACTACCTCAGCTCGAGGGTGCGGGAACGCATCGTGTAA
- the phnC gene encoding phosphonate ABC transporter ATP-binding protein, giving the protein MLKVEHLTKVYEGGTLALEDVNFEVPDGEFLAVIGLSGSGKSTLLRCINRLIEPTEGRITWNGIDITAAPQDQLRRIRRRIGMVFQHFNLVHRSKVLTNVLQGSLGYVNPVLSVVNSFPKEQVQRALAQLDRVGLRDQAHKRADELSGGQQQRVGVARAMMQNPEMVLADEPVASLDPVLAHSIMQYLEVINRDDNVTVLCSLHFLDLVHRYADRVIALKDGHVVFEGPPVDIDDERFKEIYGKEAERVG; this is encoded by the coding sequence ATGCTGAAAGTCGAACACCTCACCAAGGTCTATGAGGGGGGCACGCTCGCCCTCGAAGACGTCAACTTCGAAGTCCCGGACGGAGAGTTCCTCGCCGTGATCGGCCTGAGTGGCTCCGGCAAGTCCACACTGCTGAGATGCATCAACCGTCTGATCGAACCAACGGAAGGTCGCATCACCTGGAACGGCATCGACATCACCGCCGCTCCGCAAGATCAGCTCCGTCGCATCCGGCGCCGCATCGGCATGGTGTTCCAACACTTCAATCTGGTCCACCGGTCGAAAGTCCTCACGAACGTTCTCCAAGGCAGCCTCGGGTATGTCAACCCGGTGCTCAGTGTCGTCAACTCGTTTCCCAAAGAGCAGGTCCAACGGGCGCTTGCACAGCTCGATCGCGTGGGCCTGAGAGATCAGGCCCACAAACGCGCCGACGAACTCTCCGGCGGCCAACAACAGCGGGTCGGTGTGGCCCGAGCCATGATGCAGAACCCGGAGATGGTCCTCGCCGACGAACCCGTCGCAAGTCTCGACCCGGTGCTGGCGCACTCGATCATGCAGTACCTCGAAGTGATCAACAGAGACGACAACGTCACGGTGCTCTGCTCATTGCACTTCCTCGATCTCGTCCACCGCTATGCCGACCGCGTCATCGCACTCAAAGACGGCCACGTCGTCTTCGAAGGCCCGCCCGTCGATATCGACGACGAGAGATTCAAAGAGATCTACGGGAAGGAGGCCGAGCGCGTTGGCTGA